The segment TGAATTTCTACACGTTTTaggacatttttttctgtttttgaccaaaaacGCAATTTAAATGTGGTCAaatatcaaaaacaaccacttaTGTGTATTCACTGGGTCAGTATTGTATGGAAAAATGTGTTAATTTGTCTCTGTATGCAGTTAACTTCAAAAGTTATGACCCATTCTGCATCCTTTTTTTCAATCTGTCAGGTTCCGATTTTTACATAGGCCTTCTGGGCACCCCAACTTTGAAAGGCTGTCCAGGAAATTCCTATGGGATTTGGCCTTGGATAAATTGTGAGGTGTTTCTAGACACCTGTAAGAATACAtggtaaaaaaaatctattggtAATAAATTTGTTCACAGATTTTCAAAACAATCCATATCTTTCCCTAACTACAGACCCAGAATCACCTTGTGACGATCTGTCTACGATTGGTGGGCAAATGAAACCTTTTGTAACATTTACATTGAGTCTATCTTAATCTCTTATTACTCTTAActtttgattttatttctttttcaaatttggATCAAACTATCTTAAAGTTTATTTTAaatggggttttttttggtcataTTACACATCATTTTTATCAAATTAATTCAACTAATTCCTGTTGCCAAATGATTTCCTCTGTAATACTTCACTGCAGTGGGCTGGACAGAGTGGTTGGACCGAGATGACCCTTCTGGAACTGGAGACTTTGAGACCGTCGATTTAACGATCTGCCCAATTCCTGTTGACATACAGGCCAGAACTGTTTCATGGAAGAGTGTGGAGGAAACAGGGGACATCATTTTTAAGTAAAAGACTACATATCATATCTAATTATTGTTTCTTTTGCAGTGACATTGTGTTATGTGAAACCAAGTATGCTTGTAATTTAAAAGGCtaataatttaaaagaaaatggaattaaaaatttaaaagttCTTTTCTACCAGACAAATCTGCAGCTAAAAAAATAGCTTTTTACATTCTAACTGTTTTTCATGCAGGCTATGTAAACGTGGAATATCAGGTGAAAATGTCGCATCATCAATAGTTGCTGACACTCAATCCCTTGTGTTCATGTTTATTTACATTAATCTCAATAGGAACTGCACTGTGGATGTGGTAATTAGCactagttctgtcagaaccactctcgtcaaaacgagacgagaacagagatgaatttcagaatcttattctgaatgcatacaattgtgttttgcggtatggctctgttcggaggaagttcccgacttttccatgagctccatggaagccaaaacagggaacagcagcatcctcaggtggagtgccttccatttgctttaaaggcaacaaaccccctagaacagagcaagcaacaatgaacaacagtatgacattgtttggcatgAGAAGTcagtggagcaggggaggtggtgggtgcaagcagaaagccaaaaaaatgcagtgacagcaatccaagtttaaatgaagtgccccaaatgccagcatccatttgcgagcagcagctgattacccattgagcgcagctggttgtggacaggggagcaggtcgtttaggccattggcgtttaggccgcagtcgtttaggcacccctgcagtcgtttaggccaacagaggagtcgtttaggccacaggtAGCAGTcatttaggccaggctacctgagcagctgaaatctttattacatcactttgtacattcgttattataagatataagtcagctctactggtctgtctgggtagcctacatatctatggtaaattatttaataaccaactttagtgtggaaacgttttttttatttaataaatggtgatttataaagtgatgtaataaagatttcagctgctcaggtagctcGATGACAATGCTTGATTTATGGGcaaaacatgattaaaacatgattaaaaaaCACTTCTAAAAGTGTTTTTAATCATGTTTTGCCCATAAAATAAAGGCATTTTAACTATTAAGAAGATGAGTGCCTTGGTATTCTACAACTTTTGGAAAAAGCTGCATAACTCTTGGACAATGGACACATGGCTTTTGCTCCATAACCTGTTTTTTATGATGCAAACACCTGCCTCACATGTGCATTGCTCTGTGTGAAACAGCAGCTGGACAAGTTTTAACTTTGTCACTAAACAGTGTACGATATGTAAATTTTATCCCCACCCATTGTTTTTCAACTCATTGGAATGTGACAGTTTGCTTAAATTCTTCTCTTGCATGTTTTTGCAAATTAGGTGGAGGGATAGGTGAGAAGAGGCGAGTATAAAAAGGCTGAGGTTCCAGCAACAGTTGAGTTCTACCAGGAGGTGGCTGTGGGTgagttttttgttaaaaagtaaacaacttttaaaaaaacaatgttattattttttatttgttgcttATTGCTCCTTCTTTTAATAGAAGAGTGAAACCATCCTCATCAGCAGTCATGATCAAACTGGTAATTTTTCTACtctttgtattttatttaaaaaaattcaacctaAGAACTTAGTCATTACATGTATTACTGTTTACACATACAGCATGGCATATTCTTTTATGTCAACATGTTTaatattctttatttcttttcacaGTTGAGTGTAGCAATTGTAGCAGGATTGTTTTTCGGTAGGTTCATCCTAGTAACTCCAGTGACTTTCACAATTTAAAACTCTACTATCAGAGCTGTACACAGCTCTTGAAAATTACATTAATCTGATTATCTTTTACAGCCTCGGTGGAACCAAATGATGCAACTGGTAAGACCTTTTAATTTAGTTTGATCAACATCACACACAAGACACAGTTTCTCAGTCAGTGTGGAAGAATCTAGTAGCTTCTTGTAAAACGAGACTTTATCTTAAAGGGTTTTAGATTATTTTCAGCCTTGACATAAACAATTAAAGTTAAACCATCCAGTCTTCATTTTGTAAAATGTACATTGATAAATTAGCCTTGCCTTGCCTCGCAGAGTAGCATGGCaattatttgttttggattttttttacttactAGTAAAACCAACTGATGAAAATCATAACACCCTTTGCGATAAGTTGCTATAATTTACACTAATGTGTATATATGCCATGTTGATAGAAAAACTTTGTGCCTTTACGGGGTTAACCAAAGAGCCATATATTACCTGGAGCTTTATAAATGGAATGACTTTTTGTAAAATCTAGGTTTCTTGTAACACCAGAACTTTTGTCCTTCTTATTCTTGTAAAATGTTGGGaaactaaacaaactaaacaaacccccccccccctcccttagTGCCACGTCAGAGATTCCAATTGCTTTGCAGTTTTGATCTAACAAACAATATTCAAGTCAtcccattttttctttttctttcggAACTCAATTTAGGAGTGTCGTGCTACAGTTCCTCCCCCATTTGTAAGTAGAATACACATTTTGTTTCTCAATTCAGTATGCATATAGAATATATATTTGTACTGCTTCCTACATTTGTCTGATTGATAACACAACATGCAAAGTTACAGAAAGCTTTTTACTGCCTTGTCTCTAAAGAATTTAAATTCAGTTGCTTAATTCCAGATTGCTGGACAGAGTGGTTTGACAGCAGTAACCCTTCTGGAACTGGAGACAGGGAAAACCTTGACAAACTTAATAGAAAATATCCTGGTAAGATCTGTCCTACCCCCATGGATATTGAAGCCAAAACTCTGTCTGGACTTAGTCCAGAAGAAGCAGGTGATGTGATTGAAATGTAAGTAAAGTACAAGTGTCAATTATGAATAGTGTTTAATGCAGTTTCTCATCTTCTGattgtgtatgtttgtttgttttttccgtTTAATGAAGTCATGGAGGTAGCAAATATTTGAGTGTTTGTATCCATCATGTTACTTTCATCATtgctttaatttctttttcagaAGTGAAACAGATTCCGGATTCATCTGCAGAAAGAGGGATCAACCAGATGGGCAGTGCAATGATTATAAAGTTCGCTTTAGCTGTCCCCCACCGTATTGTGCTGAAATAGGTAGAACGGAAGAACAGTTTACACATGCAGTGTTAAGTTGCTAATGCAAAGGGAATCTCCCGTTCTCTTTAAATCTGTATCTGCAAAAGTATCTCTTTTGAATGGtcatcctatttttttttttttttttttgcttacctCAGTTTGCTTGACCAAGTGGTATGATCGAGACCAACCCAGTGGCTCAGGTGACTGGGAGACCTTGGGATCTTTGAGAAATGAAAATCCAGGAGAAATCTGTGAGAATCCTTTGTACATTGAGGTTGTTACCACTGACGCGATGATCCCAGCCATCTACACAGGAGAGAACTTCTTTACGTATGTTACCTTCAGAGAGAAGTTTTGAAATGTTTCCattcag is part of the Odontesthes bonariensis isolate fOdoBon6 chromosome 24, fOdoBon6.hap1, whole genome shotgun sequence genome and harbors:
- the LOC142375655 gene encoding uncharacterized protein LOC142375655; translation: MIKLLSVAIVAGLFFASVEPNDATDCWTEWFDSSNPSGTGDRENLDKLNRKYPGKICPTPMDIEAKTLSGLSPEEAGDVIEISETDSGFICRKRDQPDGQCNDYKVRFSCPPPYCAEIVCLTKWYDRDQPSGSGDWETLGSLRNENPGEICENPLYIEVVTTDAMIPAIYTGENFFTFNPTKGFVCRNRDQSSNTCKDYKVRFGCPCGY